The proteins below come from a single Parazoarcus communis genomic window:
- a CDS encoding TIGR03087 family PEP-CTERM/XrtA system glycosyltransferase yields the protein MKILYVCHRFPFPPKRGGKIRPFNMIRHLSQNHQVTVCSLARSEAEAEEGRGIAPHCERFEMGVVSNPIQMLRMVARLPTMEPSSMGYFYSPDLAAKVNALLASEQFDLIFVHCSSVAQYVSHVRDIPKILDFGDMDSQKWLEYVNYKPFPLKAGYWLEGSKMEREEKRLARLFNLCTATTRAEWETLESYSTGVSSDWFPNGVDADFFKPDGEGYDSDTISFIGRMDYYPNQEAMFRFCEQIWPLLRAKRPEMKLLIVGADPIPAVIKLGELPGVTVTGSVPDVRPYILRSAAMVAPLNIARGTQNKILEAMAMGVPVVSSSIAAGGVDAQGEEHFLVADTPMQYADAILRLVEQPAERERLSRAGRERMLSHHAWPRSMERLDGIIERCLTEFRGNKETSQ from the coding sequence ATGAAAATTCTCTACGTCTGTCACCGCTTTCCGTTTCCGCCCAAGCGCGGTGGAAAGATCCGCCCCTTCAACATGATCCGGCATCTGTCGCAGAATCATCAGGTAACGGTGTGCTCGCTGGCGCGTTCCGAGGCTGAAGCTGAAGAGGGCAGGGGGATCGCACCCCACTGTGAGCGGTTCGAAATGGGGGTGGTGTCGAACCCGATCCAGATGCTGCGCATGGTGGCGCGCTTGCCGACGATGGAGCCCTCGTCGATGGGCTATTTCTATTCGCCCGACCTTGCGGCCAAGGTCAATGCCCTGCTTGCATCCGAGCAATTCGACCTGATTTTCGTGCATTGTTCGTCTGTGGCGCAGTACGTCAGCCACGTTCGTGACATTCCCAAGATTCTGGATTTCGGCGACATGGATTCGCAGAAATGGCTTGAGTACGTCAATTACAAGCCTTTTCCGCTCAAGGCCGGTTACTGGCTTGAAGGCAGCAAGATGGAGCGCGAGGAGAAGCGCCTGGCCCGTCTCTTCAACCTCTGCACCGCCACCACGCGTGCCGAGTGGGAGACGCTGGAGTCCTACTCCACCGGGGTGTCGTCCGACTGGTTCCCCAACGGCGTCGATGCCGACTTCTTCAAGCCCGATGGTGAGGGCTATGACTCGGACACCATCAGCTTCATCGGGCGCATGGACTACTACCCGAATCAGGAGGCCATGTTCCGCTTCTGCGAACAGATCTGGCCGCTGCTTCGTGCCAAACGGCCCGAAATGAAGCTGCTGATCGTGGGCGCCGACCCCATCCCCGCAGTCATCAAGCTGGGTGAGTTGCCCGGTGTCACCGTGACCGGATCCGTGCCTGACGTGCGTCCCTACATCCTGCGCTCTGCAGCGATGGTCGCGCCGCTCAATATCGCGCGCGGCACCCAGAACAAGATTCTTGAAGCAATGGCGATGGGCGTGCCCGTGGTGTCGAGCAGCATCGCAGCTGGCGGGGTTGATGCCCAGGGTGAGGAGCATTTCCTCGTCGCCGACACGCCGATGCAGTACGCTGATGCCATTCTTCGCCTGGTTGAGCAGCCTGCCGAGCGCGAGCGGCTGTCCCGGGCGGGGCGTGAGCGCATGCTTTCGCACCACGCATGGCCGCGTTCGATGGAACGCCTTGACGGCATCATTGAGCGCTGCCTGACCGAATTTCGCGGCAACAAGGAAACCAGTCAATGA
- a CDS encoding nucleotide sugar dehydrogenase — protein MKISIFGLGYVGAVSLACLARDGHQVIGVDIDAAKLALIKAGTTPVVEEGMVDLMLSVAASGRVSVTTDVRQAVLDSDISLICVGTPSATNGSQDQGAVLRLAKDLGLAIADKTAPHVLVFRSTLVPGTVEDVLKPIIEAESGKRDGEGFHLCFQPEFLREGSSIRDYDKPPFTVVGANHPYPAERLRELFGHLPCKFLQTSVRAAEMMKYCCNNFHALKITFANETARLCDALGVDAFEVMDLVCQDTQLNISPAYLKPGFAFGGSCLPKDLRATSYLAKTHDVELPMLNGILQSNRQHIDRAIAKVLESGCRKVGMLGLSFKTGTDDLRESPLVVLAEQLIGKGVQLAIYDPDVQLSRLLGANRRFIETQLPHIGDLLTAELDALIGGAEMLIVGVSSSAIFDALVTHARADQKVLDLVRLPDSDALRAKVEGLCW, from the coding sequence ATGAAGATCAGTATTTTCGGTTTGGGCTATGTTGGTGCAGTGTCGCTCGCCTGTCTTGCACGTGATGGGCATCAGGTCATTGGCGTTGATATCGATGCCGCCAAGCTTGCGCTCATCAAGGCGGGTACCACGCCGGTTGTCGAAGAAGGCATGGTTGATCTCATGCTCAGCGTAGCTGCAAGCGGCCGAGTCAGTGTGACGACCGATGTTCGTCAGGCCGTGCTCGACAGCGACATTTCGCTGATTTGTGTCGGCACCCCCTCAGCCACCAATGGCAGTCAGGACCAGGGCGCGGTACTTCGTCTGGCAAAGGATCTTGGCCTTGCGATCGCCGACAAGACCGCTCCGCATGTCCTGGTGTTTCGCTCCACCCTGGTGCCCGGCACGGTCGAAGACGTACTCAAGCCCATCATCGAGGCCGAGTCCGGCAAGCGCGATGGCGAGGGCTTCCACCTGTGTTTCCAGCCCGAGTTCCTGCGCGAAGGCTCGTCGATTCGCGACTACGACAAGCCGCCATTCACCGTTGTGGGCGCAAATCATCCTTATCCGGCCGAGCGCCTGCGCGAACTTTTCGGCCATCTGCCGTGCAAGTTCCTGCAAACCTCAGTTCGCGCAGCCGAGATGATGAAGTACTGCTGCAATAACTTCCACGCCCTCAAAATCACGTTTGCGAACGAAACCGCGCGTCTGTGCGACGCCCTCGGCGTCGATGCGTTCGAGGTCATGGATCTGGTCTGTCAGGACACCCAGCTCAACATTTCGCCGGCCTACCTCAAGCCGGGATTCGCCTTTGGCGGTTCCTGCCTGCCCAAGGATCTGCGCGCAACCAGCTATTTGGCCAAGACGCACGACGTCGAACTGCCCATGCTCAACGGCATCCTGCAGTCCAACCGCCAGCACATCGACCGTGCCATTGCCAAAGTGCTTGAATCTGGCTGCCGCAAGGTCGGCATGCTCGGCTTGTCGTTCAAGACCGGTACCGACGATCTGCGCGAAAGCCCTCTGGTGGTGCTGGCCGAGCAGCTCATCGGCAAGGGCGTGCAATTGGCCATCTATGATCCCGACGTGCAACTGTCGCGCCTGCTCGGGGCCAACCGCCGCTTCATCGAAACCCAGTTGCCGCATATCGGCGACCTGCTCACCGCCGAACTCGACGCCCTCATCGGCGGCGCCGAAATGCTCATCGTCGGCGTCTCCAGCTCGGCCATTTTCGATGCGCTCGTCACCCACGCGCGGGCGGACCAGAAAGTGCTTGATCTGGTCAGGTTGCCGGATTCGGACGCGCTGCGGGCGAAGGTCGAAGGACTGTGCTGGTAG
- a CDS encoding glycosyltransferase family 4 protein, with translation MRSSPTRGRTRKCLIWSGCRIRTRCGRRSKDCAGSRFSRTDLDGSVRRELAVQRVLTFTSLFPNQEQPRHGIFIRTRLTKLLESGEVEARVVAPVPWFPFRSRQFGRLARYARIPREEDSGGVHVYHPRFVALPGPAARLTPLSMALVALPLMRHIIASGFDFDVIDAHYYYPDGVAAALLAQWLGKPLVITARGSDITYWPSQYLPRKMILWASRQAARNAAVSAALADEMKQLGFSGGAAAVLRNGVDTELFHEEPRESVRNSLGLSGTVAVSVGNLIELKGHHLAIEALQYLPDVSLIIIGDGPEEERLKGLVRHYLLESRVRFVGVIRQSELRKYYTAADLLILASSREGWPNVLLEAMACGTPVVATRVWGVPEIVGAPEAGVLVDERSAAALADGVRRLLCSHIDRQRTRAYAERFDWGATTRGQLEVFTAALSANA, from the coding sequence ATGCGCTCGTCACCCACGCGCGGGCGGACCAGAAAGTGCTTGATCTGGTCAGGTTGCCGGATTCGGACGCGCTGCGGGCGAAGGTCGAAGGACTGTGCTGGTAGCCGGTTCTCCAGGACAGACCTCGACGGAAGTGTGCGGAGGGAACTTGCTGTGCAACGCGTCCTGACCTTTACGTCGCTCTTCCCAAATCAGGAGCAGCCACGGCACGGAATATTCATTCGGACCCGTCTGACGAAGCTCCTTGAGAGCGGCGAGGTCGAAGCGCGGGTCGTGGCGCCCGTGCCATGGTTCCCTTTTCGCTCCCGCCAGTTTGGACGTCTTGCTCGGTATGCGCGCATCCCCCGGGAGGAGGATTCGGGGGGTGTGCACGTCTACCACCCCCGCTTTGTTGCATTACCGGGGCCAGCGGCACGGTTGACGCCGTTGTCGATGGCTCTGGTGGCTTTGCCACTGATGCGACACATCATCGCTTCCGGCTTTGATTTCGACGTTATCGATGCGCACTACTATTATCCTGACGGGGTGGCGGCTGCTCTGCTGGCACAGTGGCTGGGAAAGCCCTTGGTGATCACCGCCCGTGGCAGTGACATTACGTACTGGCCAAGCCAGTATCTGCCCCGCAAGATGATTCTCTGGGCGTCGCGGCAAGCTGCGAGAAACGCAGCCGTCAGCGCGGCGCTGGCGGACGAAATGAAGCAGCTCGGATTCTCTGGTGGGGCGGCCGCCGTTCTGCGGAACGGAGTTGATACCGAGTTGTTCCATGAGGAGCCTCGCGAATCGGTCCGGAACAGCTTGGGGTTGAGTGGCACTGTAGCGGTGTCTGTAGGCAACCTTATAGAGTTGAAAGGGCACCATCTGGCGATCGAGGCCCTGCAATACCTGCCCGACGTGAGTCTGATCATTATTGGCGACGGGCCTGAGGAGGAGCGCCTGAAAGGGCTCGTAAGGCACTACCTGCTGGAATCGCGGGTACGCTTTGTCGGGGTAATCCGGCAGTCCGAGCTCCGAAAGTACTACACGGCGGCCGATTTATTGATCCTGGCGTCCAGCCGTGAGGGCTGGCCCAACGTATTGCTTGAAGCAATGGCCTGTGGCACGCCGGTAGTGGCGACGCGTGTCTGGGGAGTACCCGAAATCGTAGGCGCGCCGGAGGCAGGCGTTCTGGTTGACGAGCGCAGTGCCGCTGCATTGGCAGATGGGGTTCGCCGGCTGTTGTGCTCGCACATTGATCGCCAGCGCACTCGCGCCTACGCAGAGAGGTTCGATTGGGGGGCAACGACGCGGGGGCAGCTCGAAGTGTTCACCGCGGCGTTAAGCGCCAACGCGTAA
- a CDS encoding transglutaminase: MDFKSKYTRVWKHLFWASAFLTVILAGSLAPHFKDSAELVRMRNALLLQSESAVYDWTPATIPQGFALETAPPLPLYDEAVSVNALRVSNDDWATALNIGRHLLASAGPRGRPIQSDLADTYRRIMASSEGYCGDYADSFTGLANAAGLFSRPWAFSFDGFGGRGHIFNEIWDSQRSRWIMIDVFNNFYVTDAAGEPLSALMLREALQRDTPDLKLVAVNPDAPPGFKFEPKALEYYRRGLPEWYMWWGNNVFEYDDSTLVRVLGNTHRALEQLGGVVAGVHPQIRILAYRDNQPQREAMERLRLRLIAILFSGAVSFVLLLLWMWSRRRATRAFA; this comes from the coding sequence ATGGACTTCAAATCGAAATACACGCGCGTGTGGAAGCACCTCTTCTGGGCCAGCGCATTCCTAACTGTGATTCTCGCCGGTTCGCTTGCCCCGCATTTCAAGGACTCTGCTGAATTGGTGCGCATGCGCAATGCCCTATTGCTGCAGTCCGAGTCCGCTGTGTACGACTGGACGCCTGCCACGATACCGCAGGGTTTTGCGCTTGAGACCGCGCCACCGCTTCCCCTGTATGACGAAGCCGTGTCCGTCAACGCGCTGCGGGTAAGCAATGATGACTGGGCTACGGCGCTAAACATCGGCAGGCACTTGCTCGCTTCTGCGGGGCCTCGGGGGCGTCCGATTCAGTCCGATCTGGCCGACACCTACCGCCGAATCATGGCTAGCAGCGAGGGCTATTGTGGTGACTATGCAGACAGCTTTACCGGTCTGGCCAATGCGGCCGGTCTGTTCTCCCGTCCCTGGGCGTTTTCGTTCGACGGTTTCGGTGGGCGTGGACACATTTTCAACGAGATCTGGGACAGCCAGCGTTCCCGCTGGATCATGATCGACGTCTTCAACAACTTTTACGTCACTGATGCCGCAGGGGAACCTCTCTCGGCACTGATGCTCCGGGAGGCACTGCAGCGCGACACGCCAGACCTGAAGCTCGTGGCCGTCAACCCGGATGCTCCCCCTGGCTTCAAGTTTGAACCCAAAGCGCTTGAGTACTACCGTCGAGGATTGCCCGAGTGGTACATGTGGTGGGGCAACAACGTCTTCGAATACGACGACTCGACATTGGTCCGGGTGTTAGGTAACACACATCGCGCGCTGGAGCAGCTTGGTGGGGTGGTTGCCGGGGTACATCCGCAGATCCGCATACTCGCTTATCGGGACAACCAGCCGCAACGGGAGGCGATGGAGCGACTCCGCCTGCGACTGATCGCGATACTTTTCTCTGGCGCGGTGAGTTTCGTCTTGCTGCTGCTCTGGATGTGGAGTCGGCGTCGCGCTACTCGAGCCTTTGCATGA
- a CDS encoding putative O-glycosylation ligase, exosortase A system-associated has product MLMRDLLMLLIVVPGGLLALRHPFVGIMMWTWISMMNPHRLTWGFMYYAPVAMFIGGCTLVGLLLSREKRSPFVGAPAWWLVLLVLWMCVTTAFAFDPADSMIQLERVLKIDLMVLVTLMLVRTKREMMAFAWVIALSIAFYGIKGGIFTLLSGGGSRVYGPLGSYIEENNALAVALIVVIPLLRFLQTTLTSVWQKHAMTVAMVLCGMSVLGSHSRGGLLAITAMVAVLWWRGRNKVLTGIIVLIAGSAALSFMPEHWWARMDTISTHEDQSAMGRLNAWIMAFNIAKENFFGGGFSIYNSYVYGMYAPDPTHVVSAHSIYFHMLGEHGFVGLFIYLGLWISTWFAASALRKHGRRQAETEWCVELGSMVQVSLVGFAVGGAFLSLAYFDLSYNVMALTVAAKAWMHCRGWESEREFHSPRRVLGLPLFFGDKLAR; this is encoded by the coding sequence ATGCTGATGCGTGACTTACTGATGCTTCTGATCGTTGTTCCAGGGGGCTTGCTCGCGCTTCGCCACCCCTTCGTCGGCATCATGATGTGGACGTGGATCAGCATGATGAACCCTCATCGTCTGACGTGGGGCTTCATGTACTACGCGCCCGTAGCGATGTTCATTGGCGGCTGCACACTGGTGGGCTTGCTACTCTCACGGGAGAAGCGAAGCCCCTTCGTGGGGGCACCCGCCTGGTGGTTGGTGCTGCTTGTACTTTGGATGTGCGTGACAACAGCTTTCGCGTTCGACCCCGCCGACAGCATGATTCAGCTTGAACGAGTGCTGAAGATCGACCTCATGGTCCTCGTCACTTTGATGCTTGTGCGTACGAAGCGCGAGATGATGGCTTTCGCTTGGGTAATTGCACTTTCGATCGCGTTCTATGGCATCAAGGGCGGAATATTCACGCTACTCTCAGGTGGCGGCTCAAGGGTATATGGCCCCCTGGGGTCGTATATCGAAGAGAACAACGCGCTGGCAGTGGCGTTGATCGTCGTGATTCCGCTGCTGCGGTTCCTGCAGACGACACTGACGTCCGTGTGGCAGAAGCATGCCATGACCGTTGCAATGGTCCTGTGCGGCATGTCTGTACTTGGCTCGCATTCCCGCGGGGGACTGCTCGCGATTACTGCAATGGTCGCAGTCCTCTGGTGGCGGGGCCGAAACAAGGTACTCACCGGAATCATAGTGCTGATCGCCGGTTCGGCAGCGCTCTCGTTCATGCCGGAGCATTGGTGGGCGCGTATGGACACGATATCGACCCATGAGGACCAATCTGCAATGGGGCGACTCAATGCTTGGATAATGGCCTTCAATATCGCCAAGGAGAATTTCTTTGGGGGTGGCTTCAGTATCTACAATAGCTATGTTTATGGGATGTATGCTCCGGACCCAACTCACGTCGTATCGGCGCATAGCATTTATTTTCATATGCTTGGTGAGCATGGTTTCGTCGGCCTGTTCATTTACCTCGGCCTGTGGATCTCCACATGGTTTGCCGCGAGCGCCCTTCGAAAGCACGGACGACGTCAGGCAGAGACAGAGTGGTGCGTGGAATTGGGATCGATGGTTCAGGTGTCACTTGTGGGGTTTGCAGTCGGAGGAGCGTTTCTCAGTCTTGCCTACTTCGATTTGAGCTATAACGTAATGGCCCTCACTGTTGCTGCAAAGGCTTGGATGCATTGCCGAGGTTGGGAGTCAGAACGGGAGTTTCATTCGCCGAGGCGGGTGCTAGGTCTCCCTCTGTTTTTTGGGGACAAGCTTGCAAGATAG
- a CDS encoding polysaccharide lyase: protein MNLGAKWKSRYQTLIGCYVSENRSDAGRALRGTAMSCAALLISVASGSPPLTDGIGGMTCRHFATDSRMAWQQKGGDWADAHGKPYGDAPYSTASLALVQGRQAAYWNVTALAQAWQTGSGPSGAILLRAVPGTLSGAVNFNSRENGDASAHPELVIEREGGGTIRTHALADAHLPCSTHAGVGQRPVFQVGGATTAILIFGFDPNDKRRIIRAELRLTTDKVYDRSTSIGVYRPTLPGEAEKVTNGLASGYPQDRGIESHPAVVFAERFESANWASRWSSHSKNGTAEIISRDEANRFEPLDARALKVTVRKGSVLGLNSLYRFDQQPGGEPDAMYFRYYLRFGESWNPTLEGGKLPGFAGTYGRGGWGGRKASGVNGWSARGAFFRLHQTDAVGPAHRSIGSYIYHVDTPEDYGSIWGWNRGPTGILEKNRWYSVEQYVRLNTPGKNDGVMRAWVDGILAFEKVDLRYRDLADLKIEMLWMNVYHGGTRPPNEDLALFIDNLVIAREYIGPLSGSR from the coding sequence ATGAATCTCGGTGCCAAGTGGAAATCAAGATATCAGACTTTGATAGGCTGCTACGTAAGTGAGAACCGAAGCGATGCAGGTAGAGCTTTGCGCGGGACAGCGATGTCATGCGCCGCCTTGCTGATCTCGGTGGCCTCTGGCTCACCCCCATTGACGGATGGGATCGGCGGCATGACGTGTCGCCACTTCGCCACGGACAGCCGGATGGCGTGGCAGCAAAAGGGGGGGGACTGGGCCGATGCGCATGGCAAGCCTTATGGCGACGCACCCTATTCGACGGCAAGCTTGGCTCTGGTGCAAGGGCGTCAAGCCGCATATTGGAATGTGACCGCTCTTGCACAGGCATGGCAAACCGGTTCAGGGCCTTCCGGAGCAATTCTGTTGAGAGCCGTCCCAGGAACGTTATCGGGGGCCGTTAACTTCAACAGTCGTGAGAACGGAGACGCGTCGGCGCATCCTGAACTGGTTATTGAGCGTGAGGGCGGTGGAACTATCCGGACACATGCGCTCGCCGACGCACATCTTCCTTGCTCAACGCACGCAGGTGTAGGGCAGAGGCCGGTTTTCCAAGTAGGGGGCGCGACCACGGCAATCTTGATCTTTGGTTTTGACCCCAACGATAAGCGACGAATCATAAGGGCGGAGTTGCGCCTAACTACTGACAAGGTCTATGACCGCAGCACATCTATTGGGGTTTATCGACCGACCTTGCCCGGTGAGGCTGAGAAGGTAACGAATGGGCTCGCTTCGGGTTATCCCCAGGATAGAGGAATCGAAAGCCATCCGGCCGTGGTTTTCGCAGAACGCTTCGAGTCCGCCAACTGGGCGTCACGGTGGTCGAGCCATAGTAAGAACGGCACTGCAGAGATCATAAGTCGCGACGAGGCCAACCGTTTCGAGCCGCTTGATGCCAGGGCGTTGAAGGTCACGGTGCGCAAGGGCAGTGTTCTTGGCTTGAACTCGCTATATCGATTTGACCAGCAGCCCGGCGGTGAACCGGATGCAATGTATTTCCGTTACTACCTGCGTTTCGGTGAGAGTTGGAATCCAACGCTCGAGGGTGGAAAGCTTCCCGGGTTCGCCGGTACTTACGGTAGGGGAGGGTGGGGAGGACGAAAAGCCAGTGGTGTCAACGGATGGTCAGCGCGCGGGGCTTTTTTCCGTCTTCATCAGACTGATGCTGTGGGACCTGCCCATAGAAGCATTGGCTCGTATATCTACCACGTGGATACGCCGGAAGATTATGGCAGCATCTGGGGATGGAATAGGGGGCCGACGGGTATCCTCGAGAAGAACCGTTGGTACAGTGTCGAACAGTATGTACGTTTGAATACGCCGGGAAAGAACGATGGGGTGATGCGTGCGTGGGTCGACGGGATCCTTGCCTTCGAGAAAGTGGATCTACGTTATCGAGACCTGGCCGACCTGAAAATCGAAATGCTATGGATGAATGTGTATCACGGTGGTACCAGACCGCCGAATGAGGACCTGGCGCTCTTCATCGATAATTTGGTCATTGCGCGTGAATATATTGGACCACTTTCGGGATCGCGCTGA
- a CDS encoding glycosyltransferase translates to MPDIMQVHRSQESKIDYSMHTFLLFCATLPLANGAGIQKRAWSHLEALSAAGQVDLVLLLTPAQIRRIETFDAIRMHCRSLLVVPVDPSSRAHTSKLPGLTFAKRLLSLGRPMVTLRNCPDREKLRSLISSHKYDLIFCFRLRNFELLMALLNAERSKTLRIFVDFDDIESVAQERELAAMGAAVGFEQRLLMKMDIAETAATEMRALEVAAGVSVCSTLDAERLGSRDPTARICVVPNSLPELRTLPPRGASGQINLLFLGTMTYQPNEDAAQFFCAEVLPLVRARAHNSTSFHLEIVGRGPSSAVQALADAPDVTVTGDVDSVESSYERADIVIAPIRFGGGTRIKILEALAYGRPVVSTTVGAEGLDLIPERDILIADTPEAFADACLRLAADETLRIRLAQSGRRRFENLYEARCVQEKMVCDLKKLIVTDSRSTLV, encoded by the coding sequence TTGCCTGATATCATGCAAGTCCATCGCAGCCAGGAAAGTAAGATCGACTACAGCATGCATACCTTCTTGCTATTTTGTGCAACTTTGCCATTGGCCAACGGCGCTGGAATTCAGAAGCGCGCATGGTCACATCTGGAGGCACTTTCCGCGGCAGGGCAGGTTGATCTGGTGCTGCTCCTGACGCCGGCCCAGATAAGGCGAATCGAGACGTTCGACGCTATTCGCATGCACTGTCGTTCCCTGCTAGTCGTTCCGGTCGATCCGAGCAGTCGGGCCCACACGTCGAAACTGCCTGGTCTTACCTTTGCGAAGCGGTTACTTTCACTTGGCCGCCCTATGGTAACCCTGCGGAACTGCCCCGATCGCGAAAAGCTCCGCAGCCTGATTTCCAGCCATAAGTACGACCTCATTTTCTGCTTTAGACTTCGAAATTTCGAGCTGTTGATGGCATTGCTCAATGCTGAGCGAAGTAAGACTTTAAGAATTTTCGTCGACTTCGATGATATCGAATCAGTCGCACAGGAGCGTGAGCTTGCTGCAATGGGCGCCGCGGTGGGCTTCGAACAACGCTTACTTATGAAGATGGACATCGCCGAGACTGCCGCCACGGAGATGCGCGCGCTCGAGGTTGCCGCTGGCGTTAGCGTTTGCTCGACCCTCGATGCGGAGCGTCTCGGCAGCCGAGACCCCACGGCGAGAATCTGTGTTGTCCCCAACTCCTTACCTGAGCTGCGCACACTGCCTCCTCGAGGCGCATCCGGACAAATCAACCTGCTTTTCCTAGGAACGATGACGTATCAACCGAACGAGGATGCGGCTCAATTCTTTTGCGCAGAAGTCCTACCGTTGGTGCGAGCCCGCGCGCACAACAGCACCTCATTTCATCTGGAGATCGTGGGGCGCGGACCATCATCTGCAGTACAGGCCCTTGCGGACGCGCCCGACGTGACCGTGACGGGGGACGTGGATTCGGTCGAGTCCAGTTACGAGCGAGCCGATATTGTCATTGCTCCTATCCGATTTGGCGGCGGCACCCGGATCAAGATTCTCGAAGCGCTGGCATATGGCCGTCCCGTAGTATCGACTACAGTCGGAGCTGAGGGGCTGGACTTGATTCCTGAGCGAGATATTCTGATTGCCGACACTCCGGAGGCATTCGCGGATGCGTGTCTTCGATTAGCAGCAGACGAAACATTGCGAATCCGGCTTGCGCAGTCCGGGCGGAGACGATTCGAGAACCTTTACGAAGCCCGGTGCGTGCAGGAGAAGATGGTTTGCGACCTGAAGAAGCTGATCGTCACAGACTCACGCAGCACGCTTGTGTAG
- a CDS encoding glycosyltransferase, whose translation MLAWLFPPTVSGGVYRPLSFARRAADLGWQVTVIAGPEPDVPSHAGRYLLDRLPSSVRVVRISESTLRPSYRFFPYIDGGFGNVIDTLERAIADDISTPSLIFASGPPFHNFVVGWHLSRRLKRPLVLDYRDEWTQCPFDFVGQGNSDFFWERKCLEQASSVVFTTRSFIEQAQIAFPEADTRKFVHIPNGFDFDDLKQVAPNATQAVHPHYVLLSFLGALGPHTPPDGFLAAVRRMLAVHPNWRERLRIQFVGERHRSVDRMIADSDLSDIISLRDQVSKPEAMEIMRDSSALIAFNPISLRRYIPGKLFDYIASGRPILVYGEGGEVASIVRELDAGAVVPENDIDRLREALSGLSSRPLATDESERKDWLKRHERSVLADRLIEELDNLVAKRH comes from the coding sequence TTGCTTGCCTGGCTTTTTCCTCCGACTGTTTCCGGGGGGGTCTATCGCCCTCTTTCATTTGCCCGTCGAGCAGCTGATCTCGGCTGGCAGGTTACGGTCATTGCGGGACCTGAGCCCGATGTTCCCTCCCATGCTGGGCGTTACCTGCTGGACCGTCTGCCGTCATCGGTTCGGGTGGTGCGCATATCTGAGAGTACGCTGAGACCGAGTTACCGCTTTTTCCCATATATCGATGGCGGCTTCGGAAACGTAATCGACACCTTGGAGCGCGCGATCGCTGATGATATCTCCACGCCGTCGCTCATTTTCGCCTCCGGCCCCCCGTTTCATAATTTTGTCGTCGGTTGGCACTTGTCGCGCCGCCTTAAGAGACCATTAGTCCTCGATTACCGGGACGAGTGGACTCAGTGTCCTTTTGACTTCGTCGGCCAGGGAAACAGCGATTTCTTTTGGGAGAGGAAATGTCTTGAGCAAGCTTCAAGTGTGGTGTTCACCACGCGTTCCTTTATTGAGCAGGCCCAAATCGCGTTTCCCGAGGCGGACACGCGAAAGTTCGTTCACATTCCGAACGGATTCGACTTCGATGACCTTAAACAGGTTGCACCCAATGCAACGCAGGCCGTTCATCCGCACTACGTATTGCTATCCTTCCTTGGTGCGTTGGGACCGCATACGCCGCCAGACGGATTTCTTGCCGCTGTAAGACGAATGCTGGCGGTGCATCCCAACTGGCGGGAACGGCTGCGGATACAGTTTGTCGGGGAACGGCACCGTAGCGTCGACCGTATGATAGCCGACAGCGATCTAAGCGACATAATCAGCTTGCGGGATCAGGTTTCCAAGCCAGAAGCGATGGAGATTATGCGTGACTCGAGTGCGCTCATCGCGTTTAATCCCATATCCCTCAGGCGCTATATTCCTGGAAAGCTGTTTGACTACATTGCCTCGGGTCGCCCGATTCTCGTGTATGGAGAAGGGGGGGAGGTCGCCTCGATCGTACGTGAGCTTGATGCAGGTGCAGTCGTGCCTGAGAACGACATCGATCGTCTACGGGAAGCACTGTCAGGTCTTTCTTCAAGGCCGCTGGCGACAGATGAGAGCGAGCGAAAGGACTGGTTGAAGCGTCATGAACGGAGTGTTCTCGCAGACCGACTCATCGAGGAGCTCGATAATTTGGTCGCCAAGCGTCACTGA